In the genome of Euleptes europaea isolate rEulEur1 chromosome 7, rEulEur1.hap1, whole genome shotgun sequence, one region contains:
- the CFL1 gene encoding cofilin-1: MASGVAVSDGVIKVFNDMKVRKASTPEEVKKRKKAVLFCLSEDMKTIILEEGKEILVGDVGDTIDDPYLHFVKMLPERDCRYALYDATYETKESKKEDLVFIFWAPECAPLKSKMIYASSKDGMKKKLTGIKHEVQANSYEEVKDRCTLAEKLGGSAVISLEGKPL, encoded by the exons ATG GCATCTGGCGTAGCTGTTTCTGATGGAGTCATCAAGGTCTTCAATGACATGAAGGTGCGTAAGGCTTCCACCCCAGAAGAGGTCAAAAAGCGCAAGAAGGCGGTGCTCTTCTGCCTGAGTGAAGACATGAAGACCATCATCCTGgaagagggaaaggagattctGGTGGGGGATGTCGGGGACACCATTGACGACCCGTACCTGCACTTTGTCAAGATGCTGCCTGAACGTGACTGTCGCTATGCCCTCTATGATGCCACCTATGAGACCAAGGAGAGCAAAAAGGAAGACCTCGTCTTCATCTTCTG GGCGCCTGAGTGTGCCCCCCTCAAGAGCAAGATGATTTATGCCAGTTCTAAGGACGGCATGAAGAAGAAACTTACAG GGATCAAGCACGAGGTGCAAGCAAACAGCTACGAAGAAGTGAAGGACCGCTGCACCCTGGCGGAGAAATTGGGCGGCAGTGCCGTCATCAGCTTGGAGGGCAAGCCCTtgtga